DNA sequence from the Candidatus Eisenbacteria bacterium genome:
CACGAACCCCCACGCGAAGTAGAGGTCGCTCAGATTGCTCGCGCGCAGGTGAGGCGTGCCGTAGAGGTCGGTGGTGAGGGACACCGGCCGTTGCAGAGCGGAAATGCTCAGCACGGTGTCGCGGTCAGCCGCCAGGACGGGGGGTGAGACGGCGAGGAAGAGAAGCAGTGCGAAGAACCCGGTCCGCACGGCGCTCAGGAGATGGTGACGAGCGGCGGCCCCGCGACGACGCCTGATGACGGACGACCCACGAGGGTGAGCGGAGTGGCCGCCACGACGCGAACCCGCCGCAGGGCTCCGATGGGTGTTCCGTCGTTCTCGAACACCACGGTCTTGAAGTGGGGGCTCTTGCCGTGGAGCTGCCTGTCGTTGCGGCGCGCACGGCCCTCGACCAGCACTTCGACATCCTGTCCGATCATCGCGTCGTTCGCCGCTCCCGAGATTCGCTGTTGCTGATCGATCAGCGCCGTGAGGCGGCGGCCTTTGTCGATCTCGGAGACCGTCTCCGGCCAGGCGTGGGCCTTGGTTCCGGGACGCGTCGAGTACTTGAACAGAAACGCGCTGTCGAAGCGGATCTCGCGCATCGCGGCGGCCGTGCGCTCGAAGTCCTCCTCGGTCTCGCCGGGGAACCCGACGATGATGTCGGTGGAGAGCGCGAGGCCGGGAATGGCCGCGCGCAGCCGCTCGACGACACGCTGGTAGCCGGCATAGGTGTAGGTGCGACGCATGGCGTCGAGCACCGAATCCGAGGCCGACTGCAGCGGAAGGTGAACCTGGGGCATGACCTTCGGGCATTCGGCCATGGCGGCGATCACGCGCTCGCTCATGTCGCTGGGATGCGGGGAGGTGTAACGGATGCGCAGCAGACCGTCGACGGCGTCGGTCGCACGCAGCAGATCGGCGAAGTCGTGCGTGCCGTCGTGATAGGAGTTGACGGTCTGGCCGAGGAACACCACCTCGCGGAATCCTTCCTCCACGGCACGGCGCACCTGACGGACCAAATCCGAGAGCGGCAGACTGCGCTCCCGTCCGCGGGTGAAGGGAACGACGCAATAGGTGCAGAACTTGTCGCAGCCGCGCTGGACGGTGACCCAGGCGCGCACGCCCGAGCCGCGCCGCGGCTCGAGATCGCCATAGGTCTCGTCGCGGTCGAGCCGCACGTGAGCGATGGGCTCGCCCACGGCGCGCCGCAGCAGATCGGGCAGCGCGCGGTAGCCGTCGGGCCCCACCACCAGATCGAGCACCGATGAACGGTCGAGCAGCCGCGACCTGAGATGCTGGGCCATGCACCCGGCGACGCCCACGACCAGCTCGGGCCGCCGCGACTTGAGCCGCGCAAAGTCCCCGAGCCTCCCGAGGACCCGCTGCTCGGCATGCTCGCGAATGGCGCAGGTATTGAGGAGGATGGCGTCGGCGTCCTCGGGTCGATCGACCCGCTCGAATCCGGCGTCCTCGAGCACGCCGGCCATCAGCTCGCTGTCGGCCACGTTCATCTGGCAGCCGTAGGTCTCGAGGAAGACGCGTTTCATGGGGCGCCGACGGTATCACGGGTGCGCGGAGCTCGGCCAACTCGGAGGGAGGCGTGCGGAGGGTGGTGCCTGAGCTAGCGGACTCGAGGTGTATGTGCTGCGACCGCCATCGGACGTTCGTGCGCAGCCGAGCGCGCCTCGCGCCTCCGATCGCACACACGCTACTCTTGACCGCCACGCGGCGGCTCGCTCAGAGTGCCCGGCATGCCGACGCGACCGAGCCGTAAGCTTCAGACCTTCAAGAACCCCACGCCCGACCGTGACTATGTGATTCGTCACGTGTGCCCCGAGTACACCGCGGTGTGCCCCGTCACCGGGCAGCCCGACTTCGGCACCATCATCGTCCGCTACGTCCCCGACCGGACGTGCATCGAGCTCAAGTCGCTCAAGCTCTACCTTTGGTCGTTTCGTGACGAAGGGCACTTCTTCGAGCAGGCCACGAACCAGATCCTCGACGACCTGGTGAAGGCGACACGGCCCAGGCGCATGACGGTGATCGGGCGGTTCAATGTGCGCGGCGGAATTCGCACCACGGTGATCGCTCGCTACGCGGCCCGCGGTTCCGCACCCGCAGGCCGCCCCGGCCGGTGAGCGACCGCGGGCGACCGCGACCTCCTCGATGAAGGCCAGAGGCACGCCTGCCGAGCGCGCGCGTTCGGCGAGGCGCCCGCTCTGGCGTCCACGCCACGAAGCCCTCCTGGGCTCGCTGCTGCTCGCGATCCATGCGGCACTCGCTCTCTGGGGGGCGGCGAGCAACTCGGTGACCTTCGACGAGAACTTCCACGTTCCCGACGGCGTGGTGGTGGTCTCCCGTGGGGACTTCGCGGTCTCACCCGTGAACCCGCCGCTGGTCAAGGCCGCCCAAGGCCTCGCGGCCCTGGCCGCGGGTGCGAAGCTCCCTGCGGTCGCTGCGGTGGCGACCCACGATCAATGGGTGGTCGGTGAGTCGTTCATGCGAGCGAACGCGGATCGCTATCACCGCGTGTTCCTCGCCGCCCGCGTGGTGGTCATCCTGCTCTCGGTTGCCCTCGGCCTGCTCGTCTGGGTCTTCGCCCGCCGGCTCTACGGACCTGCCGGAGGACTGCTCGCCCTCGGTTTCTATGCTTTTTCGAGTGAGGCCCTCGCGCACGCCGGGGTGGCGACGCTCGACCTGGCGACCGGCCTGGCCATCACCGCGGCGCTCTATGCGTTCTGGATGTTCACCCGGACGGGCTCGTGGCGCTGGTGGGCGATCCTGGCCATCGTCGTCGGGCTCGCCGCGCTCACGCGTTTCACGACAGTGACGCTGGCGCCGATGCTCGTGATCCTCACCGCGCTCGGCACCCTGCTTCGCCGCATTCGCCGGCCCGCTCGCGTTTGGGCCGGGCTCGCGCTGCTTCCCCTCACCACGCTGGCCATGCTCCAGATCGGCTATGGCGGCCGCACCTCGTGGCAGCCCCTCGCCGAGCAGACGTTCCAGTCCAGGAACTTCCGGTCGCTGCAGCAGATGGCCCCATGGCTGCGACTGCCGGTCCCCGATGCCTTCGTGAGGGGACTCGACATCCAGGGACGCGAGGGACAAGGCGGTACGCCGACCTACCTCGCGGGGCAGGTGCGAACCGGGCGCGTGTGGACCTACTTCCCGCTCGCGCTCCTCGCCAAATGGCCGCTCGGCCTCCTCGCCGCGCTGCCCGCACGCGCCTGGGTGATGGCTCGGAGGCGGCGACGGCGCTGGCACGAGTGCTTCGTCGTGCTGCCGATGGCGCTGTTGCTGCTCGCCGGAATGGCGGTTCTCACGCTCAACATCGGGATTCGCTATCTCTTCCCGATCGTCCCGCTGGTTTGCGTCTGGCTCGGCGGATTCGTCGACCCTGCCCCGGCCCCACGCCGGCAGCGCAGCGCACGGCGATGGGCGCGGCTCGGGACCACGTTGGCGTTGCTCCAGGCCATCGAGGTGTCTTCGGCGTCTCCCTGGTACCTGGCCTTCTTCAATCGCGCGCTCGGTGGAGTGGGAGGCGGCTACTGGCTGGTGAACGATTCCAACGTCGACTGGGGACAAGGATTGATCGCTTTGCGCGAAGAGCTGCGACGTCGCGGCATCACGCAGATCAACCTCACTTATCATGGGACCACCGATCCCGCGGTCTACGGCATCGAGTATCTCCCCTATCTCGGCGGCGATCCCGACCGTCGCAGCGAATGGATCGCGGTCAGCAGCTACTACTACGTGGGTCTGTGGCAGCGCATGACCACGCGCGAGGGCCGAACCCCTTTGCCTGCCCGGATCGATTTCAGTGGCTTGTGGAATCAACGGCCTGTGGCCAGGCCGGCCGGCTGCATCTACCTCTACCGCGTCGAGCGATGATCAGGCAGCGTCGAGGTCGGGCTGGGAAATGTCCGGATAGGAAGGAAGGTGCCCGACCACCGGCTCGTTCCCCGGCAGGTCCACCGGGCGCAGCTGCCCGGTCTCGAGCAGCGAGAGGAACACGTCCACCACGGCGGGATCCCACTGGATGCCCGAGCCGGCTTTCAAGCGGCGCACGGCCTCGTCGTCGCCCAGAGACCTGCGATAAGGCCGGTCGCTGGTCATCGCGTCGTACGCATCGACCACGGAGATGATCCGGGCGCCCAGCGGAATCTGCTCGCCGCGCAGACCGTAGGGGTAGCCGCTTCCGTCCCAGTGCTCGTGATGCGAGAGGATGATGGGCGCCACGTCACCCGCGAAGCGCATCGGGGCCACGATCGCGGCGCCGTACTCGACGTGCTTCCGGAGCTCGGTCTGCTCCTCGTCGGTGAGCTTGGTGGGCTTGCTCAGCAGCTCCTCGCGAATGCCGATCTTGCCGATGTCGTGGAGCACGCCCGCATACCGCACGACGCGCGTCTGCTCCGCGGGAAGTCCGAGCGCGAGCGCGGTCTGCTCG
Encoded proteins:
- the miaB gene encoding tRNA (N6-isopentenyl adenosine(37)-C2)-methylthiotransferase MiaB translates to MKRVFLETYGCQMNVADSELMAGVLEDAGFERVDRPEDADAILLNTCAIREHAEQRVLGRLGDFARLKSRRPELVVGVAGCMAQHLRSRLLDRSSVLDLVVGPDGYRALPDLLRRAVGEPIAHVRLDRDETYGDLEPRRGSGVRAWVTVQRGCDKFCTYCVVPFTRGRERSLPLSDLVRQVRRAVEEGFREVVFLGQTVNSYHDGTHDFADLLRATDAVDGLLRIRYTSPHPSDMSERVIAAMAECPKVMPQVHLPLQSASDSVLDAMRRTYTYAGYQRVVERLRAAIPGLALSTDIIVGFPGETEEDFERTAAAMREIRFDSAFLFKYSTRPGTKAHAWPETVSEIDKGRRLTALIDQQQRISGAANDAMIGQDVEVLVEGRARRNDRQLHGKSPHFKTVVFENDGTPIGALRRVRVVAATPLTLVGRPSSGVVAGPPLVTIS
- a CDS encoding glycosyltransferase family 39 protein; translated protein: MKARGTPAERARSARRPLWRPRHEALLGSLLLAIHAALALWGAASNSVTFDENFHVPDGVVVVSRGDFAVSPVNPPLVKAAQGLAALAAGAKLPAVAAVATHDQWVVGESFMRANADRYHRVFLAARVVVILLSVALGLLVWVFARRLYGPAGGLLALGFYAFSSEALAHAGVATLDLATGLAITAALYAFWMFTRTGSWRWWAILAIVVGLAALTRFTTVTLAPMLVILTALGTLLRRIRRPARVWAGLALLPLTTLAMLQIGYGGRTSWQPLAEQTFQSRNFRSLQQMAPWLRLPVPDAFVRGLDIQGREGQGGTPTYLAGQVRTGRVWTYFPLALLAKWPLGLLAALPARAWVMARRRRRRWHECFVVLPMALLLLAGMAVLTLNIGIRYLFPIVPLVCVWLGGFVDPAPAPRRQRSARRWARLGTTLALLQAIEVSSASPWYLAFFNRALGGVGGGYWLVNDSNVDWGQGLIALREELRRRGITQINLTYHGTTDPAVYGIEYLPYLGGDPDRRSEWIAVSSYYYVGLWQRMTTREGRTPLPARIDFSGLWNQRPVARPAGCIYLYRVER
- the queF gene encoding preQ(1) synthase, coding for MPTRPSRKLQTFKNPTPDRDYVIRHVCPEYTAVCPVTGQPDFGTIIVRYVPDRTCIELKSLKLYLWSFRDEGHFFEQATNQILDDLVKATRPRRMTVIGRFNVRGGIRTTVIARYAARGSAPAGRPGR
- a CDS encoding HD domain-containing phosphohydrolase; translated protein: MPERILLVDDDPRVRDVLSRFLEREGYVTIPAASGEEALERVAEYPPDLVLLDVQLPGIDGFTVCHALKENVATALIPVTILSGMQDAEARTRGIESGADDFITKPFEYTMLRARIRTQLRIKRLTDQLESTEMVVFSMARWVEIKDPYTEGHLRRIAGYSEQTALALGLPAEQTRVVRYAGVLHDIGKIGIREELLSKPTKLTDEEQTELRKHVEYGAAIVAPMRFAGDVAPIILSHHEHWDGSGYPYGLRGEQIPLGARIISVVDAYDAMTSDRPYRRSLGDDEAVRRLKAGSGIQWDPAVVDVFLSLLETGQLRPVDLPGNEPVVGHLPSYPDISQPDLDAA